A part of Thermococcus sp. JdF3 genomic DNA contains:
- a CDS encoding MCM2/3/5 family DNA replication licensing factor — MDREDMIERYARFLREYVDDEGKEVYLNKLKDLLTVTPRRSLAIDWTHLNSFDPELAAELIENPEESILAAEDAIQIVLREPPIEKKEEFTAHARFYNLPKTLLVKELGSEHINRLIQVDGIITRVSEVKPFVEKAVFVCKDCGNEMVRLQRPYENIVKPSKCDACGSRNVDLDVEKSRFINFQSFRLQDRPESLKGGQMPRFVDAILLDDMVDTALPGDRVLVTGILRVILEQKDKRPIFKKVLEVNHIEQLSKEIEELEISPEDEQKIRELARRKDIVDAIVDSIAPAIWGHKTVKKGIALALFGGVQRTLPDGTKLRGESHVLLVGDPGVAKCVDYHTKVILADGSLREVGEIVNEAIEKAKTEGNLKKVDDGFYAPIDLELYALDAKTLKVRKVRANIAWKRTAPERMYRIRTASGREIRVTPTHPFFTFEDGQFRTRKAEELKIGDFIATPRKGSEPIIIPETDDENLRELLKESDIFWDRVVEIEEYNPEHPWVYDLQVPEHHNFIANDIFVHNSQILRYVANLAPRAIYTSGKSSSAAGLCVAPDSIIETNMGVMKIGFLVDKVIPGAVEDHESVDAERLGLTIKTKDGKRRILRLWKLKAPEKLVRINAKNGRRIIVTPETRLLTPDGWKKAEEISGVVITENGPVEVTTEFIPSPYDHVYDLTVEGSHSFIANGFVVHNTAAAVRDEFTGSWVLEAGVLVLADGGFALIDEFDKMSDRDRSAIHEALEQQSYHHDFELLLADGRKVRIGELVDSLIEANHDRVIIGRRTEILPVDDIYLLAYDLERKEIVKVKADRVSRHKAPEKFIRLRFSNGREITVTPEHPIMVWEDGEIKEKPAAKIEIRDIVLGVSRYPLELPEVEGSRFKERETAEDRQDYLYSLGTVSRVKRVAGRYVVEISERRFPKEIVSHLKKAARVLGVVQLPEERAKLSRPLVGEKVLRPYLNRVMERITLLESLAESDPAEAVELLPRSRVYAITGVTASHLKKRAMMGDRWAVSTIRLLVKNLVGGVKGHLERFMEYWNGNVNFLMVTKVKEVPNDRWKWVYDVTVEPYHLFVSHGLVLHNTISISKAGITATLNSRTTVIAAANPKYGRFNRHKSLPEQLDLPPTLLSRFDLIFLLLDEPDEKVDASIAEHILKVRRGEAEVVTPKIPYDLLKKYIAYARKNVHPVLSREAMDEIKRYYVRMRKGFKRSGEEEGVQPIPVTARQLEALIRLSEAHARMRLSETVTREDAKAAIKIIEEMIRKIATDEEGTLDISILEVGKSSKKINKIDRLMDIIKNLESEGEFGAPEDRVLEAAKQAGIGSENDVRKLLNDLKRDARIYEPRAGFYRVL, encoded by the coding sequence ATGGACAGGGAGGACATGATAGAGAGGTACGCGCGCTTTCTGAGGGAGTACGTCGACGACGAGGGCAAGGAGGTCTACCTCAACAAACTGAAGGATCTGCTCACGGTGACCCCCAGACGGTCGCTCGCGATAGACTGGACGCACCTCAACTCATTCGACCCGGAACTGGCGGCGGAGCTGATAGAAAACCCTGAGGAAAGTATTCTAGCAGCGGAGGATGCCATTCAGATAGTCCTGAGGGAGCCCCCCATCGAGAAGAAGGAGGAGTTTACCGCCCATGCGAGGTTCTACAACCTCCCCAAGACGCTCCTCGTCAAGGAGCTTGGGAGCGAGCACATAAACAGGCTCATCCAGGTTGACGGAATCATCACACGTGTGAGTGAGGTCAAGCCCTTCGTTGAGAAGGCTGTATTTGTCTGCAAGGACTGCGGCAACGAGATGGTCCGTCTCCAGAGGCCCTACGAGAACATCGTCAAGCCGAGCAAGTGCGACGCCTGCGGCTCCAGAAACGTTGACCTCGACGTCGAGAAGAGCCGTTTCATAAACTTCCAGAGCTTCCGTCTTCAGGACAGGCCCGAGAGCCTCAAAGGAGGCCAGATGCCACGCTTCGTTGATGCGATCTTGCTCGACGACATGGTGGACACGGCCCTGCCGGGTGACAGGGTTTTAGTTACCGGAATCCTGCGCGTTATCCTGGAGCAGAAGGACAAGAGGCCGATATTCAAGAAGGTTCTCGAGGTGAACCACATAGAACAGCTCAGCAAGGAGATAGAGGAGCTTGAAATCTCACCTGAGGACGAACAGAAGATACGCGAGCTGGCCAGGAGAAAGGACATCGTCGATGCCATCGTTGACTCCATAGCCCCTGCCATATGGGGCCACAAGACAGTTAAGAAGGGCATAGCGCTCGCTCTCTTCGGCGGCGTGCAGAGAACGCTCCCCGATGGAACGAAGCTAAGGGGAGAGAGCCACGTTCTGCTGGTCGGAGATCCTGGTGTTGCAAAATGTGTTGACTACCACACAAAGGTCATCCTTGCCGATGGAAGTCTGAGAGAGGTAGGTGAGATAGTTAATGAAGCCATAGAAAAGGCCAAGACTGAAGGAAACCTCAAAAAAGTTGACGACGGCTTCTACGCCCCAATTGACCTTGAGCTGTACGCTCTCGACGCTAAAACACTGAAGGTCAGAAAGGTTAGAGCCAACATCGCCTGGAAGAGGACCGCTCCCGAACGGATGTACCGCATAAGGACGGCGAGCGGGAGGGAGATAAGGGTAACACCCACCCACCCGTTTTTCACCTTCGAGGACGGACAGTTCAGGACGAGGAAAGCGGAAGAGCTGAAGATTGGAGATTTCATCGCAACGCCGAGGAAGGGTAGCGAACCGATTATAATCCCCGAGACTGATGATGAAAACCTTAGGGAGCTCCTCAAGGAGTCGGACATTTTCTGGGACAGGGTCGTTGAAATCGAAGAGTACAACCCAGAGCATCCCTGGGTTTATGATCTCCAGGTTCCCGAGCACCACAACTTCATAGCCAACGACATCTTCGTCCACAACAGCCAGATCCTCCGTTATGTCGCCAATTTAGCGCCGAGGGCAATTTACACGAGTGGGAAGAGTAGTTCGGCGGCCGGTCTCTGCGTTGCGCCGGATTCGATTATTGAGACCAACATGGGAGTCATGAAAATTGGGTTCTTGGTGGATAAGGTTATACCCGGAGCAGTTGAGGATCACGAAAGCGTTGATGCCGAACGCCTTGGACTCACCATAAAGACCAAAGACGGGAAGCGAAGAATCCTTCGCCTGTGGAAACTGAAGGCTCCGGAGAAACTGGTTCGCATAAATGCCAAAAACGGCCGTAGAATCATAGTAACGCCCGAAACCCGGCTGTTAACTCCAGACGGCTGGAAAAAAGCAGAAGAGATAAGCGGAGTGGTAATCACGGAGAACGGACCGGTTGAAGTTACCACCGAGTTCATACCCTCGCCCTACGACCACGTCTACGACCTCACCGTCGAGGGCTCCCACAGCTTCATCGCCAACGGCTTCGTCGTCCACAACACGGCCGCAGCCGTCCGCGACGAGTTCACCGGATCGTGGGTTCTCGAAGCGGGTGTTCTTGTTCTGGCAGATGGCGGGTTCGCACTGATCGACGAGTTCGACAAAATGAGTGACCGCGACAGGAGCGCGATACACGAGGCGCTTGAGCAGCAGAGCTACCACCACGACTTCGAGCTTCTCTTAGCCGACGGAAGGAAGGTCAGGATAGGCGAGCTGGTGGATTCGCTCATCGAGGCCAACCACGATAGAGTGATAATCGGCAGAAGGACCGAGATCCTGCCCGTTGATGATATCTACCTCCTCGCCTACGACCTTGAGAGGAAGGAAATAGTGAAGGTCAAAGCCGACCGCGTGAGCAGGCACAAAGCCCCGGAGAAGTTCATAAGGCTCCGCTTCTCCAACGGCAGGGAGATAACGGTAACCCCCGAGCACCCGATAATGGTGTGGGAGGACGGAGAGATAAAGGAGAAGCCGGCCGCGAAAATTGAAATCCGCGATATCGTTCTCGGCGTTTCGAGGTATCCGCTGGAACTGCCCGAGGTGGAAGGGAGCCGTTTCAAAGAGCGTGAAACCGCTGAGGACCGCCAGGACTACCTCTACTCCCTGGGAACGGTCTCGAGGGTAAAGCGCGTCGCCGGAAGGTACGTTGTTGAAATCTCCGAGAGAAGGTTTCCAAAGGAAATAGTGAGCCATCTCAAGAAGGCCGCGAGGGTTCTCGGGGTCGTTCAGCTGCCGGAGGAACGGGCAAAGCTCTCACGGCCGCTGGTCGGGGAGAAAGTTCTCAGGCCGTACCTCAACAGGGTCATGGAGAGGATCACCCTGCTGGAGAGCCTCGCCGAGAGCGACCCGGCGGAGGCCGTTGAACTTCTGCCCAGGAGCAGGGTTTACGCCATCACAGGGGTAACCGCCAGTCACCTCAAAAAGAGGGCCATGATGGGCGACAGGTGGGCGGTCTCAACCATAAGGCTCCTCGTAAAGAACCTGGTCGGAGGGGTCAAAGGGCATCTGGAGAGGTTCATGGAGTACTGGAACGGCAACGTGAACTTCCTGATGGTCACCAAGGTCAAGGAGGTTCCCAACGACCGCTGGAAGTGGGTCTACGACGTAACCGTCGAGCCTTACCACCTATTCGTCTCCCACGGTCTGGTTCTCCACAACACGATAAGCATCTCCAAGGCCGGAATAACGGCGACCCTGAACTCCAGAACGACGGTTATCGCTGCCGCGAACCCCAAGTACGGCCGCTTCAACCGCCACAAGAGCCTCCCCGAGCAGCTCGACCTTCCACCCACACTGCTGAGCCGTTTCGACCTAATCTTCCTCCTCCTGGACGAGCCGGACGAGAAAGTCGACGCGAGCATAGCGGAGCATATACTCAAGGTCCGCAGGGGAGAGGCCGAGGTCGTGACGCCGAAGATACCCTACGACCTGCTCAAGAAGTACATAGCCTACGCGAGGAAGAACGTCCACCCCGTTCTCAGCAGGGAGGCGATGGATGAGATAAAGCGCTACTACGTCAGGATGAGGAAGGGCTTCAAGCGCTCCGGCGAGGAGGAGGGCGTTCAGCCGATTCCGGTTACGGCGAGGCAGCTGGAGGCCCTCATACGTCTGAGCGAGGCCCACGCGAGGATGCGTCTGAGCGAGACCGTGACGAGGGAGGACGCCAAGGCCGCGATAAAGATAATCGAGGAAATGATACGAAAGATAGCCACCGACGAGGAGGGAACGCTCGATATCTCAATACTGGAGGTCGGCAAGAGCTCCAAGAAGATAAACAAGATCGACAGGCTCATGGACATCATAAAGAATCTTGAGAGCGAGGGAGAGTTCGGGGCGCCGGAGGACAGGGTCCTCGAGGCGGCGAAGCAGGCCGGCATAGGCTCGGAGAACGACGTGAGGAAGCTTCTGAACGACCTCAAGCGCGATGCCAGGATATACGAGCCGCGGGCAGGGTTCTACCGCGTCCTCTGA
- a CDS encoding carboxyl transferase domain-containing protein — MSMEEKVNELYERKRKVLEMGGEAAVEKQHAKGKLTARERIEKLLDPGSFVEIGAFVRHRGTEFGLDKKELPADGVITGYGTIDGRLVFVFAQDFTVMGGSLGEMHAAKIKRVMELALEAGAPVIGLNDSGGARIQEGVDSLKGYGEIFKMNTILSGVVPQITAIMGPCAGGAVYSPAIGDFILMVDNPASFMFITGPQVVKAVTGVEVTPTQLGGAMVHAQRAGQAHLVGKSDEEVLALIRRLVSYLPSNNMEKPPRVKTNDLPFRKTENLYSIVPDDPNKGYDVRGVIYEIVDRDENGNPDFLEILPYFAPNAVVGFGRMNGQTVGIVANNPIHFAGVLDIDSSDKIARFVRTCDAFNIPIVTLVDVPGYLPGTQQEYGGIIRHGAKILYAYAEATVPLVTIVLRKAYGGAYLAMGSKHLGADFVFAWPTAEIAVMGPEGAANIIFRKDIAAAENPEEVRQKKIAEYREKFANPYVAAARGYIDDVIDPAETRAKIILALEALESKRVKLPPKKHGNIPL, encoded by the coding sequence ATGAGCATGGAGGAAAAGGTCAACGAGCTGTATGAGAGGAAGAGAAAGGTTCTTGAGATGGGCGGAGAGGCTGCCGTTGAAAAGCAGCACGCCAAGGGCAAGCTGACCGCCCGCGAGAGGATTGAGAAGCTCCTGGATCCCGGAAGCTTCGTCGAGATAGGTGCCTTCGTCAGGCACCGCGGAACGGAGTTCGGCCTCGATAAGAAGGAGCTGCCCGCCGACGGCGTCATCACCGGCTACGGAACCATCGACGGAAGACTCGTTTTCGTGTTCGCTCAGGATTTCACCGTCATGGGCGGCTCGCTCGGTGAGATGCACGCGGCGAAGATAAAGCGCGTCATGGAGCTGGCACTCGAGGCGGGAGCGCCTGTGATAGGCCTCAACGACTCCGGTGGTGCCAGGATTCAGGAGGGCGTTGATTCGCTCAAGGGCTACGGTGAGATATTCAAGATGAACACGATTCTCAGCGGTGTTGTTCCGCAGATCACAGCCATCATGGGACCCTGCGCCGGTGGAGCCGTTTACAGCCCGGCGATAGGAGACTTCATCCTCATGGTGGACAACCCGGCGAGCTTCATGTTCATCACCGGGCCGCAGGTCGTTAAGGCAGTCACCGGCGTCGAGGTCACCCCGACCCAGCTCGGTGGGGCGATGGTGCACGCCCAGAGGGCAGGACAGGCTCACCTCGTAGGCAAGAGCGATGAGGAGGTTCTGGCGCTTATAAGGCGCCTCGTGAGCTACCTGCCCTCCAACAACATGGAGAAGCCGCCGCGCGTCAAGACGAACGACCTGCCCTTCAGGAAGACCGAGAACCTCTACTCCATAGTTCCCGACGACCCGAACAAGGGCTACGACGTGAGGGGGGTCATCTACGAGATAGTTGACAGGGACGAGAACGGCAACCCCGACTTCCTTGAGATACTCCCGTACTTCGCCCCGAATGCGGTCGTCGGCTTCGGAAGGATGAACGGCCAGACCGTCGGTATAGTGGCCAACAATCCGATACACTTCGCGGGCGTTCTCGACATCGACAGCTCCGACAAGATTGCCCGCTTCGTGAGAACCTGCGACGCCTTCAACATCCCGATAGTTACCCTCGTCGATGTCCCCGGCTACCTGCCGGGAACCCAGCAGGAGTACGGCGGAATCATCAGACACGGAGCGAAGATACTCTACGCCTACGCAGAGGCGACCGTTCCGCTCGTCACCATCGTCCTCAGGAAGGCCTACGGCGGTGCCTACCTCGCCATGGGAAGCAAGCACCTGGGCGCGGACTTCGTCTTTGCCTGGCCGACCGCAGAGATAGCCGTCATGGGACCGGAAGGAGCGGCCAACATCATCTTCAGGAAGGACATAGCGGCGGCAGAAAACCCGGAGGAAGTGAGGCAGAAGAAGATAGCCGAGTACAGGGAGAAGTTCGCCAACCCGTACGTCGCCGCCGCGAGGGGCTACATCGACGACGTCATAGACCCCGCGGAGACGAGGGCGAAGATAATCCTCGCACTCGAGGCCCTCGAGAGCAAGCGCGTCAAGCTGCCGCCGAAGAAGCACGGCAACATACCCCTGTGA
- a CDS encoding metallophosphoesterase, with amino-acid sequence MLIGIMSDTHDNLPAIAKAVELFNGRNVELVIHAGDYVAPFVARELKKLRAPLRGVFGNNDGERKGLYEALGIYDEILEIEADGMKIAVTHGTDERIVRALARSRLYDVVIVGHTHRYEIREVGRTILVNPGEVCGYVTGVKSVALLDTRKREVQIVNLDTGELLGAMSL; translated from the coding sequence ATGCTGATAGGTATAATGAGCGATACCCATGACAACCTCCCGGCAATCGCGAAGGCGGTCGAGCTGTTCAACGGAAGAAACGTTGAGCTGGTCATCCACGCGGGCGATTACGTTGCCCCATTCGTTGCCAGAGAACTCAAGAAGCTCCGGGCACCGCTCAGGGGTGTGTTTGGCAACAACGACGGCGAAAGGAAGGGCCTCTACGAGGCGCTGGGCATCTACGATGAGATACTCGAAATCGAGGCCGACGGAATGAAGATTGCCGTAACCCACGGCACCGACGAGCGCATCGTCCGCGCGCTGGCCAGGAGCAGGCTCTACGACGTTGTCATAGTCGGCCACACCCACCGCTATGAGATACGCGAGGTGGGCAGGACCATACTCGTCAACCCCGGCGAGGTCTGCGGCTACGTCACAGGGGTGAAGAGCGTCGCCCTGCTCGACACCAGGAAGAGGGAGGTGCAGATAGTCAACCTCGACACCGGGGAGCTCCTGGGCGCAATGAGCCTCTAA
- a CDS encoding CBS domain-containing protein produces the protein MRVKTLMTSEPVVIELPATREYALELFRKHKVRSFPVINKNTKALVGIISIKRVLLHPDEEQLAMLVKRDVPAVKPNDDLKKAVRAMLEMDYRRVVVVDEENRVIGVLTVGDIVRRYLAKNEKLKNVTIEDYYQKNVGVVWRGTPLKAALKALLLCNAMAIPVIDDEGNLVGMVDETDILKDSEVIRVMKSTALSASSEEDWILESNPTLLFEKAELQLPKKPVEDIMNRELVVATPHMSIYDVAQKMVKYEIEQLPVIRGEGELVGIVRDMDIIKVILNK, from the coding sequence ATGCGTGTGAAGACTTTGATGACTTCGGAGCCGGTGGTTATAGAGCTTCCAGCCACGAGGGAATACGCCCTCGAGCTCTTCAGAAAGCATAAGGTAAGGTCATTTCCCGTAATCAACAAGAACACCAAGGCCCTCGTTGGGATCATAAGTATAAAGCGGGTTCTGCTTCACCCCGATGAGGAGCAGCTCGCAATGCTGGTTAAGAGGGACGTGCCGGCAGTCAAACCCAACGACGACCTCAAAAAGGCCGTCAGGGCGATGCTGGAGATGGACTACAGGCGTGTCGTCGTCGTTGATGAGGAGAACAGGGTTATAGGCGTTCTAACAGTCGGCGACATAGTGCGCAGATACCTCGCCAAGAACGAGAAGCTGAAGAACGTGACGATAGAGGACTACTACCAGAAGAACGTGGGTGTTGTCTGGAGGGGAACACCGCTCAAGGCCGCCCTCAAGGCCCTCCTCCTGTGCAACGCCATGGCCATCCCTGTCATCGACGACGAAGGCAACCTGGTTGGAATGGTGGACGAGACGGACATCCTCAAGGACAGCGAGGTTATCCGCGTCATGAAGAGCACCGCCCTCTCCGCCTCGAGCGAGGAGGACTGGATACTCGAGAGCAACCCGACGCTCCTCTTCGAGAAGGCCGAGCTCCAGCTGCCGAAGAAGCCCGTTGAGGACATAATGAACCGCGAGCTGGTCGTTGCGACACCGCACATGAGCATCTACGACGTCGCCCAGAAGATGGTCAAGTACGAGATAGAGCAGCTGCCCGTCATCCGGGGCGAGGGCGAGCTCGTCGGCATCGTCAGGGACATGGACATCATAAAAGTGATCCTCAACAAGTGA
- a CDS encoding OadG family protein, translating into MSEFMEGLNLTVLGVTIVFMVLSVLAVVLYAVGWSERRLVEKEAPSGAPAAPAPTAAAREEKPAIPPRDLAVVTAAVLAYTAEKAAQLRPLPFRRKVSDAWRLYGVQSQMEEVEDFNYEIGKW; encoded by the coding sequence ATGAGCGAGTTCATGGAGGGCCTGAACCTGACGGTGCTGGGAGTTACCATAGTCTTCATGGTGCTCAGTGTACTGGCGGTGGTTCTCTACGCGGTTGGCTGGAGCGAGAGAAGACTCGTCGAGAAGGAGGCCCCCTCAGGGGCACCCGCCGCCCCCGCGCCGACCGCCGCGGCCAGGGAGGAGAAGCCCGCCATACCGCCGAGGGACCTCGCGGTTGTAACCGCCGCGGTTCTCGCGTACACCGCCGAGAAGGCCGCCCAGCTCAGGCCCCTGCCATTCAGGAGAAAGGTTTCAGACGCCTGGCGCCTCTACGGCGTCCAGAGCCAGATGGAGGAAGTTGAGGACTTCAACTATGAAATTGGGAAGTGGTGA
- a CDS encoding translation initiation factor IF-2 subunit beta, translating to MSEKKVDFYDFEGLLDKAYEELPENVKHHTSRFEVPAAAVTIAGNRTIIENFVDIAEAMNRDPNHLLKFILREVATAGTLEGRRVILQGRFTPYLIANKMKKYLRDYVICPVCGSPDTKIIKKGRFHFLKCEACGAETPIQHL from the coding sequence ATGAGCGAAAAGAAGGTTGACTTTTACGATTTCGAAGGTTTACTCGATAAGGCTTACGAGGAGCTCCCCGAGAACGTCAAGCATCACACTTCCCGTTTCGAGGTGCCCGCGGCGGCCGTCACAATAGCCGGAAACAGGACTATAATCGAGAACTTCGTGGACATAGCCGAGGCCATGAACCGCGACCCCAACCACCTGCTCAAGTTCATCCTGCGCGAGGTGGCAACGGCCGGAACGCTCGAAGGCAGACGCGTGATCCTCCAGGGACGCTTCACACCGTACCTCATAGCGAACAAGATGAAGAAGTACCTCAGGGACTACGTCATCTGCCCGGTCTGCGGTTCGCCGGACACCAAGATCATCAAGAAGGGCCGCTTCCACTTCCTCAAGTGTGAGGCATGCGGTGCCGAGACGCCGATACAGCACCTCTGA
- a CDS encoding biotin/lipoyl-containing protein — protein sequence MAKVKVIVDGVEYEVEVEELGGGRFKVAFDDREYTVEAKGLGIDVGALSAVPAASAPSAPSVPAPTAAPAPAPVAPAAPTPAPAGEGAVTAPMPGKILRILVKEGEEVKTGQGLLVLEAMKMENEIPAPKDGVVKKILVKEGDTVDTGQALIELG from the coding sequence ATGGCGAAGGTTAAGGTCATCGTCGATGGTGTTGAATACGAGGTTGAGGTTGAGGAACTCGGAGGCGGCCGCTTTAAGGTCGCCTTTGATGACAGGGAGTACACCGTTGAAGCGAAGGGGCTTGGAATCGACGTGGGTGCCCTGAGCGCGGTTCCCGCCGCGAGCGCCCCTAGTGCCCCGAGCGTTCCCGCTCCCACGGCCGCCCCCGCTCCGGCTCCGGTTGCCCCTGCGGCTCCGACTCCCGCTCCCGCCGGGGAGGGTGCCGTGACGGCCCCAATGCCGGGCAAAATTTTGAGAATACTCGTGAAAGAGGGCGAAGAGGTTAAGACCGGACAGGGCCTCCTCGTCCTAGAAGCAATGAAGATGGAGAACGAAATTCCGGCACCAAAGGACGGAGTGGTTAAGAAGATCCTCGTCAAGGAAGGCGACACCGTGGACACCGGACAGGCACTGATAGAACTCGGGTGA